Proteins found in one Miscanthus floridulus cultivar M001 chromosome 4, ASM1932011v1, whole genome shotgun sequence genomic segment:
- the LOC136550010 gene encoding protein FLOWERINGUS T-like — protein MSQGRDPLALSQVIGDVLDPFIKSATMRINYGDKEITNGTGLRASAVLNAPHVEIEGHDQTKLYTLVMVDPDAPSPSKPEYREYLHWLVTDIPEARDIRSGNEIVPYESPRPPAGIHRIVFVLFKQQARQTVYAPGWRQNFNIRDFSAIYNLGAPVAALYFNCQKESGVGGRRFLGSS, from the exons ATGTCACAAGGCAGGGATCCTTTGGCATTGAGCCAGGTAATTGGTGATGTGTTGGATCCTTTCATAAAGTCAGCAACAATGAGGATTAATTATGGTGACAAGGAGATCACAAATGGCACTGGACTACGAGCATCTGCTGTGCTCAATGCACCACATGTTGAGATTGAAGGCCACGACCAAACAAAGCTCTACACACTT GTTATGGTGGATCCTGATGCACCAAGTCCAAGCAAACCAGAGTACAGGGAATATCTGCATTG GTTGGTGACAGATATACCAGAGGCAAGAGACATACGTTCCG GCAATGAAATAGTTCCCTATGAAAGCCCGAGGCCACCAGCTGGAATTCATCGAATTGTTTTTGTGCTATTCAAACAGCAAGCAAGACAAACAGTTTATGCACCAGGATGGCGGCAAAATTTCAACATCAGAGACTTCTCAGCAATTTACAATCTTGGAGCACCAGTTGCTGCATTATACTTCAACTGCCAAAAGGAAAGCGGTGTTGGTGGCAGAAG GTTCCTGGgatcaagctga